A genome region from Pseudomonas pergaminensis includes the following:
- a CDS encoding response regulator: MSEDAQDVVLIVEDDESIMFVLGEYLAGLGYRVLKAIDGEQAFEILASKPHLDLMVTDYRLPGGISGVQIAEPALLLRPELKVIFISGYPQEILDCNSPITRNAPILAKPFDLDTLQEHIQRLLA, translated from the coding sequence ATGAGTGAAGATGCACAAGATGTCGTTCTGATCGTCGAGGACGATGAATCCATTATGTTTGTGCTGGGTGAATACCTGGCGGGCCTGGGCTATCGGGTGTTGAAGGCAATCGATGGGGAGCAGGCCTTTGAAATCCTTGCCTCCAAGCCACACCTGGACCTGATGGTCACCGATTACCGTTTGCCCGGCGGGATTTCCGGGGTGCAGATCGCCGAGCCCGCGCTGCTGTTGCGGCCGGAATTGAAAGTGATCTTCATCAGTGGTTACCCGCAGGAAATTCTCGACTGCAACAGCCCGATCACGCGCAACGCGCCGATCCTGGCCAAGCCGTTTGACTTGGATACGCTACAAGAGCACATCCAGCGCTTACTCGCGTGA
- a CDS encoding response regulator has translation MTPASSVDEKSFRNLLSRNVALPLGVGVLSAVFFVVLITYLLSVIQWVEHTDRVINNLNESSKLTVDLETGMRGFLITGDEHFLDPYEVAKPRIIADLRNLQDLVADNPQQVDRLKRLEGLQAEWNKYAQSMIDMQRTSGDYRSAVKAGRGKRLTDEIRKEYDDAVAMEQQFRITRNEEVTRTTVISVTLYLAFVLGLSGFLAYIGRKNLLALSESYSANLASQQKIARRLEQQAWLRNGQTELAEQVLGQLTLNMLGRNILQFFAQYMGSAVAALYVREEHGGLKRVATYGFSREQEQREQAIYSDEGIVGQAAQLDRLIRLDDVPVDYFKVSSGLGEGPTRSVLVMPTSDDDRVNGVIELGFLRPLEERDEELLELIAGNIGTSIEAARYRQRLQEVLAETQQLNEELQVQQEELKTANEELEEQSRILKESQAHLETQQAELEQTNEQLAEQTETLAEQRDAMDRKNIELNQAQLELVDRAEELQRSSKYKSEFLANMSHELRTPLNSSLILAKLLAENPQENLSAEQVKFAESIYSAGNDLLNLINDILDISKVEAGKLEVRPENSSVARLVDGLRGMFEPLAADRKLGFRVDVQAGSPTMLFTDRQRLEQILKNLLSNAVKFTEQGEVSLSVSRASGEGIAFTVRDSGIGIAPDQQESIFEAFRQADGTTNRRYGGTGLGLSISRDLATLLGGYISVTSEPGKGSVFTLVLPEQYVEREEDAAPIEQPRQVVVAPAPVPVAVKVSPLPVADASQIPRFADDRDKAPFTTRCILVVEDEPNFARILFDLAHELGYNCLVAHGADEGYSLAEEYIPDAILLDMRLPDHSGLTVLQRLKEHANTRHIPVHVISVEDRVEAAMHMGAIGYAVKPTTREELKDVFARLEAKLTQKVKRVLLVEDDDLQRDSIARLIGDDDIEITDVGYAQAALDLLRTNIYDCMIIDLKLPDMLGNELLKRMATEDICSFPPVIVYTGRNLTRDEEAELRKYSRSIIIKGARSPERLLDEVTLFLHKVESQLSHDRQKMLKTARSRDKVFEGRKILLVDDDVRNIFALTSALEHKGAVVVIGRNGREAIDKLNEVDDIDLVLMDVMMPEMDGYEATALIRQDPRWKKLPIIAVTAKAMKDDQERCLAAGSNDYLAKPIDLDRLFSLIRVWLPKMERI, from the coding sequence CAATCCGCAGCAGGTGGACCGCCTCAAGCGCCTGGAAGGCTTGCAGGCCGAGTGGAACAAGTACGCCCAGTCGATGATTGACATGCAGCGCACCAGCGGTGACTACCGCAGCGCGGTCAAGGCCGGCCGCGGCAAACGCTTGACCGATGAGATCCGCAAGGAATACGACGATGCGGTGGCGATGGAGCAGCAGTTCCGCATCACCCGTAATGAGGAAGTTACCCGCACGACGGTGATCAGCGTCACCCTGTACTTGGCCTTCGTGCTCGGCTTGAGTGGCTTCCTGGCCTATATCGGTCGCAAGAATTTGCTAGCTTTATCGGAGAGTTACAGCGCAAACCTCGCGTCGCAACAGAAGATTGCGCGACGGCTCGAGCAGCAAGCCTGGCTGCGCAATGGCCAGACCGAACTGGCTGAACAAGTGCTTGGCCAGCTCACCCTTAATATGCTCGGCCGCAATATCCTGCAATTTTTTGCCCAGTACATGGGCTCGGCTGTTGCCGCGCTGTACGTGCGAGAAGAACACGGCGGCCTTAAGCGCGTGGCCACCTATGGCTTCTCCCGCGAGCAGGAACAGCGTGAGCAAGCGATTTACAGTGACGAAGGCATCGTCGGCCAAGCCGCCCAACTGGATCGGCTGATTCGCCTGGATGATGTGCCGGTGGATTACTTCAAGGTCAGCTCCGGCCTGGGCGAAGGCCCGACCCGCAGCGTTCTGGTCATGCCCACCAGCGATGATGACCGTGTCAATGGTGTGATCGAGCTGGGCTTCCTGCGTCCGCTGGAAGAGCGCGACGAAGAGCTGCTGGAACTGATCGCCGGCAATATCGGCACTTCGATCGAAGCCGCCCGCTACCGCCAGCGTCTGCAAGAAGTGCTGGCCGAGACCCAGCAGCTCAACGAAGAGCTGCAAGTTCAGCAGGAAGAGCTCAAGACCGCCAACGAAGAGTTGGAAGAACAGTCGCGCATCCTCAAGGAGTCCCAGGCCCACCTGGAAACCCAGCAGGCCGAGCTGGAGCAGACCAACGAACAATTGGCCGAGCAGACCGAGACCCTGGCCGAGCAACGCGACGCCATGGACCGCAAGAACATTGAGCTGAACCAGGCCCAGCTTGAGCTGGTAGACCGCGCCGAAGAGTTGCAGCGCTCCAGCAAGTACAAGTCCGAATTCCTCGCCAACATGTCTCACGAGCTGCGCACACCGCTGAACAGCTCGCTGATCCTGGCCAAGTTGCTGGCCGAGAACCCCCAGGAAAACCTCAGCGCCGAGCAGGTCAAGTTTGCCGAGTCGATCTATTCCGCTGGCAATGACCTGCTCAACCTGATCAACGACATCCTGGATATTTCCAAGGTCGAGGCCGGCAAGCTCGAAGTGCGTCCGGAAAATTCCAGCGTGGCACGCCTGGTAGACGGCCTGCGCGGGATGTTCGAGCCGCTGGCGGCCGACCGCAAGCTGGGGTTCCGGGTGGACGTGCAGGCTGGCTCACCGACCATGCTGTTCACCGACCGCCAGCGCCTGGAACAGATCCTCAAGAACTTGCTGTCCAACGCGGTCAAATTCACCGAGCAGGGTGAGGTCAGCTTGTCGGTGTCCCGCGCGTCAGGGGAGGGCATTGCCTTCACGGTTCGCGACTCCGGCATCGGCATTGCCCCGGACCAGCAGGAAAGCATTTTCGAAGCCTTCCGCCAGGCCGACGGCACCACCAACCGCCGCTATGGCGGCACCGGCCTGGGCCTGTCGATCTCCCGCGACCTGGCGACCCTGCTGGGTGGCTATATCAGTGTGACCAGCGAGCCAGGCAAGGGCAGTGTCTTCACCCTGGTATTGCCGGAGCAGTATGTAGAACGCGAAGAAGACGCGGCGCCGATCGAGCAGCCCCGCCAAGTGGTGGTGGCGCCCGCACCGGTTCCGGTCGCCGTCAAGGTGTCGCCGCTGCCGGTGGCCGATGCCAGCCAGATCCCACGCTTTGCCGACGACCGCGACAAGGCCCCGTTCACCACGCGCTGCATCCTGGTGGTGGAGGATGAGCCGAACTTTGCGCGTATCCTCTTCGACCTGGCCCACGAGCTGGGCTACAACTGCCTGGTGGCCCATGGCGCCGACGAAGGCTACAGCCTGGCCGAGGAGTACATTCCCGACGCGATCCTGCTGGACATGCGCCTGCCGGACCACTCCGGGCTGACCGTACTGCAACGCCTGAAGGAACACGCCAACACCCGGCATATCCCGGTGCACGTGATTTCCGTGGAAGATCGCGTGGAAGCCGCCATGCACATGGGCGCCATCGGTTATGCCGTAAAGCCAACCACCCGCGAAGAGCTCAAGGACGTGTTCGCGCGCCTGGAAGCCAAGCTGACCCAGAAGGTCAAGCGCGTGCTGCTGGTGGAGGACGATGACCTGCAACGTGACAGCATCGCCCGCCTGATCGGTGACGATGACATCGAGATCACCGACGTCGGTTACGCCCAGGCCGCCCTGGACCTGCTGCGCACCAATATCTACGACTGCATGATCATTGACCTCAAGCTGCCGGACATGCTCGGCAACGAGCTGCTCAAGCGCATGGCCACCGAGGACATTTGCTCGTTCCCGCCGGTGATCGTCTACACCGGTCGCAACCTGACCCGTGATGAAGAGGCCGAACTGCGCAAGTATTCGCGCTCGATCATCATCAAGGGCGCCCGCTCGCCCGAGCGCCTGCTGGACGAAGTCACACTCTTTCTGCACAAAGTCGAATCCCAGCTGTCCCATGATCGCCAAAAGATGCTCAAGACCGCCCGCAGCCGCGATAAAGTCTTCGAGGGGCGCAAGATCCTGCTGGTGGACGACGATGTGCGTAACATCTTCGCCCTGACCAGTGCCCTGGAGCACAAAGGCGCGGTGGTGGTGATCGGGCGTAACGGCCGTGAAGCCATCGACAAACTCAATGAAGTCGACGATATCGACCTGGTGCTGATGGACGTGATGATGCCGGAAATGGACGGGTACGAGGCCACTGCCTTGATCCGCCAGGACCCGCGCTGGAAGAAACTGCCGATCATCGCGGTAACGGCCAAGGCCATGAAGGACGATCAGGAGCGCTGCCTGGCAGCCGGCTCCAACGATTACCTGGCCAAACCGATCGACCTGGATCGTCTGTTCTCACTGATTCGCGTATGGCTACCGAAGATGGAACGCATTTAA
- a CDS encoding chemotaxis protein CheB, which translates to MSQASASPALVRGIEAIVIGASAGGVEALLTIFGQLPADFGLPIITVLHLPDERRSQLAEVFDRRVAMPVVEARDKEVLKPGTLYFAGPGYHLSVEQDRSLSLSQEDRVHHSRPAIDFLFESAADAYGKGLMAILLTGANHDGARGLAHVKQQGGTTVVQEPTEARVAVMPRAALALHTPDHILTLSHIGSLLASLEYSPC; encoded by the coding sequence ATGAGCCAAGCGTCTGCCAGCCCGGCATTGGTCCGGGGCATAGAAGCTATCGTCATCGGCGCCTCCGCCGGTGGCGTGGAGGCGCTGCTGACAATATTTGGCCAATTGCCCGCAGACTTCGGCTTGCCGATCATCACCGTATTACACCTGCCGGACGAACGCCGCAGCCAATTGGCCGAGGTATTTGACCGTCGGGTTGCCATGCCGGTGGTGGAGGCGCGGGACAAGGAAGTGCTCAAGCCCGGCACCCTGTACTTTGCCGGCCCCGGTTATCACCTCTCGGTGGAGCAAGACCGCAGCCTGTCCCTGAGCCAGGAAGACCGGGTGCACCATTCGCGGCCGGCGATTGATTTCCTGTTTGAATCCGCCGCCGATGCCTACGGCAAAGGCTTGATGGCGATCCTGCTGACCGGTGCCAACCATGACGGCGCCCGCGGCCTGGCTCACGTCAAGCAGCAGGGTGGTACCACCGTCGTGCAAGAACCCACTGAAGCACGTGTCGCTGTCATGCCACGTGCAGCCCTGGCGCTGCATACACCTGACCACATTCTGACGTTGAGCCACATTGGCTCATTGCTGGCTTCCCTGGAATATTCCCCATGTTAA
- a CDS encoding CheR family methyltransferase, whose translation MERSFLEKSSDIELRLLIEAIYLKYSYDFRDYSGASVKRRVAHALRQFDCATISALQERVLHDPAAFMQLLQFLTIPVSEMFRDPSHFLAIRQEVVPLLKTYPSIKIWIAGCSTGEEVYSMAILLREEGLLERTIIYATDINPASLDKAKQGIFSLENVRAYTANYQQAGGQRSFADYYTAAYDYAIFDKTLRENVTFADHSLATDSVFSETQLISCRNVLIYFNKKLQDRAFGLFHESLCHRGFLVLGSKETLDFSAFGKQFEPLVKQERIYRKL comes from the coding sequence GTGGAGCGAAGTTTTTTGGAAAAAAGCAGCGACATTGAGCTGCGCCTGTTGATCGAGGCGATTTACCTCAAGTACAGCTACGACTTCCGGGATTACTCCGGCGCGTCGGTCAAGCGCCGCGTGGCCCACGCCCTGCGCCAGTTTGATTGCGCGACCATTTCCGCCTTGCAGGAGCGCGTGCTGCACGACCCGGCCGCGTTCATGCAGTTGCTGCAGTTCCTGACGATCCCGGTGAGCGAGATGTTTCGCGACCCGTCGCACTTCCTGGCGATCCGCCAGGAGGTGGTGCCGCTGCTCAAGACCTACCCGTCGATCAAGATCTGGATCGCCGGTTGCAGCACGGGCGAGGAGGTGTACTCCATGGCCATCCTGCTGCGCGAAGAGGGGTTGCTGGAGCGAACGATCATCTATGCCACCGACATCAACCCGGCGTCGCTGGACAAAGCCAAGCAGGGCATCTTTTCCCTGGAGAACGTGCGCGCCTACACCGCCAATTATCAGCAGGCTGGTGGGCAACGTTCATTTGCCGACTACTACACGGCGGCATACGATTACGCCATCTTCGATAAGACGCTGCGCGAGAATGTCACCTTTGCCGACCACAGCTTGGCGACCGATAGTGTATTCTCAGAAACTCAGTTAATTTCATGTCGCAACGTATTGATTTACTTCAATAAAAAATTGCAGGATCGTGCATTTGGGTTGTTCCACGAGTCGCTGTGTCATCGCGGCTTCCTGGTGCTGGGCAGCAAGGAGACGTTGGATTTCTCCGCGTTCGGCAAACAGTTCGAACCCTTGGTCAAACAGGAACGGATCTACCGGAAGCTATGA
- a CDS encoding hybrid sensor histidine kinase/response regulator, with product MLSTVQAKLLIVDDLPENLLALEALIKREDRQVFKALSADEALSLLLEHEFAMAILDVQMPGMNGFELAELMRGTEKTKNIPIVFVSAAGRELNYAFKGYESGAVDFLHKPLDIHAVKSKVNVFVDLYRQSKAMKLQVEALERSRREQEQLLARLQATQAELEQAVRMRDDFMSIVAHEVRTPLNGLILETQLRKMHLARDNAAAFTLDKMHAMVDRDERQIQSLIRLIEDMLDVSRIRTGKLSIRPARFNLTQLVSNLVENFAPQVAAADSTMTLVADGPVEGNWDEFRIEQVVTNLLTNALRYGAKSPVEVRVYSEHGEARVEVRDHGIGISEDNQKRIFQQFERVSASQVAAGLGLGLFISEQIVAAHGGAIEVESQIGEGALFRVCLPLQAST from the coding sequence ATGTTAAGTACTGTCCAGGCCAAACTGCTGATCGTCGACGATCTGCCGGAAAACCTGCTGGCCCTCGAAGCGCTGATCAAGCGCGAGGACCGCCAGGTGTTCAAGGCATTGAGCGCCGACGAGGCCTTGTCCCTGTTGCTGGAGCACGAGTTCGCCATGGCGATTCTCGACGTGCAGATGCCCGGCATGAACGGGTTCGAGCTGGCCGAATTGATGCGCGGTACCGAAAAAACCAAGAACATCCCGATTGTGTTCGTCAGCGCCGCCGGCCGCGAACTCAATTACGCCTTCAAGGGCTACGAAAGCGGCGCCGTGGACTTCCTGCACAAGCCGCTGGATATCCACGCGGTGAAGAGCAAGGTCAATGTGTTCGTCGACCTGTACCGCCAAAGCAAGGCCATGAAGCTACAGGTCGAAGCCCTGGAGCGCAGCCGTCGCGAGCAGGAACAGCTGCTGGCACGCCTGCAGGCCACCCAGGCCGAGCTGGAGCAGGCCGTGCGCATGCGTGACGATTTCATGTCGATCGTTGCCCACGAAGTGCGCACGCCCCTCAACGGGCTGATCCTTGAGACCCAGCTGCGCAAGATGCACCTGGCCCGCGACAACGCCGCCGCGTTCACCCTGGACAAAATGCATGCCATGGTCGACCGCGATGAACGCCAGATCCAGAGCCTGATCCGACTGATTGAGGACATGCTCGACGTATCGCGCATCCGCACCGGCAAACTGTCAATACGCCCGGCGCGTTTTAACCTGACACAACTGGTGAGCAACCTGGTGGAAAACTTCGCGCCCCAGGTCGCGGCGGCGGACTCGACCATGACCCTGGTGGCCGATGGGCCGGTGGAAGGCAACTGGGATGAGTTCCGCATCGAGCAGGTGGTCACCAACCTGCTGACCAATGCCCTGCGCTACGGGGCCAAGAGCCCGGTAGAGGTGCGCGTGTACAGCGAACACGGCGAAGCCCGTGTGGAAGTGCGCGACCACGGCATTGGCATCAGCGAAGACAACCAGAAGCGTATTTTCCAGCAGTTCGAACGGGTTTCCGCCAGCCAAGTGGCGGCGGGCCTGGGCCTGGGGCTGTTCATTTCCGAGCAGATCGTTGCGGCCCACGGTGGCGCTATCGAGGTCGAGAGCCAGATAGGCGAGGGCGCCTTGTTTCGGGTGTGCCTGCCCTTGCAGGCGTCGACATGA
- a CDS encoding ATP-binding protein gives MTGLLPVSERAIVLAPMGRDGSLALMMLNEAGYAGIVASNLEALCEALDDGAGLLIIAAEALRGVNLEPLLEYLHQQPAWSDLPIVLMTHHGGREQNGSSHLSGLLGNVTFLERPFHPVTLISQVSAALRGRRRQYDARDRLIDLSESELRLQRTLETLEQQVEERTAQLRSNEEALRQSQKMEAVGQLTGGIAHDFNNMLTGIIGSLELLRRRVSRGKLDDLDSLIDLGVTSANRAAGLTHRLLAFSRRQSLDSKPVEINQLVTSMGELLQRSINESIKLDMRLSDQLWTAEADPNQLESALLNLVINARDAMPNGGSLTVETTNRHLDSVFTAAYGTLKPGDYVELSVSDTGCGIPENVMGRVFDPFFTTKPIGQGTGLGLSMIYGFVRQSHGHVTIHSEVDKGTTVSLFLPRFVGDIVAPATVDPAALPFANAGETVLIVEDDPAVRVLVSAVLKELGYGYVEAGDGSSAVPILESDQRIDLMISDVGLPGMNGRQLAEIGRQIRPDLKVLFITGYAEHAAVRGGFLDPGMQLITKPFTFDLLTAKVREMIKA, from the coding sequence GTGACGGGCCTACTTCCAGTCTCCGAGCGGGCGATCGTACTGGCACCGATGGGCCGCGATGGCTCGTTGGCGCTGATGATGCTCAACGAAGCCGGGTATGCCGGCATCGTCGCCAGCAACCTGGAGGCATTGTGCGAGGCACTCGATGATGGCGCCGGGCTGCTGATCATCGCTGCCGAGGCGCTGCGTGGTGTCAATCTGGAACCGCTGTTGGAGTACTTGCACCAGCAACCGGCCTGGTCGGACCTGCCCATCGTGTTGATGACCCATCACGGCGGCAGAGAACAGAATGGCTCATCCCATCTCAGCGGCTTGCTCGGCAACGTAACCTTCCTGGAGCGCCCCTTCCACCCGGTGACGCTGATCAGCCAGGTGAGCGCCGCCCTGCGCGGCCGCCGCCGGCAATACGACGCCCGCGACCGCCTGATCGACCTCAGCGAAAGTGAACTGCGCCTGCAACGCACCCTGGAGACGCTTGAGCAGCAGGTAGAAGAACGCACGGCGCAACTGCGCAGCAATGAAGAGGCTTTGCGCCAATCCCAGAAAATGGAAGCCGTCGGTCAGTTGACCGGCGGTATCGCCCACGACTTCAACAACATGCTCACCGGCATCATCGGCAGCCTGGAGCTGCTGCGAAGGCGTGTGTCCCGTGGCAAGTTGGACGACCTCGACAGCCTGATCGACCTGGGCGTCACCTCGGCTAACCGTGCCGCCGGCCTCACTCATCGCTTGCTGGCGTTCTCCCGCCGCCAATCGCTGGATTCCAAACCGGTTGAGATCAACCAGTTGGTCACCTCCATGGGCGAGCTGCTGCAACGCAGCATCAACGAAAGCATCAAGTTGGACATGCGCCTGAGCGATCAACTGTGGACGGCCGAGGCGGACCCCAATCAATTGGAAAGCGCCCTGCTCAACCTGGTGATCAATGCCCGGGATGCCATGCCCAATGGCGGTAGCCTGACCGTAGAAACCACCAACCGCCACCTCGACAGCGTGTTTACCGCCGCCTATGGAACCTTGAAACCGGGCGATTATGTGGAACTCAGCGTTAGCGACACCGGCTGTGGCATCCCAGAGAATGTCATGGGCCGTGTGTTCGATCCTTTCTTCACGACTAAACCCATTGGCCAGGGCACGGGCCTGGGCCTGTCGATGATCTACGGGTTTGTCCGCCAGTCCCATGGCCATGTGACCATCCACAGCGAAGTCGACAAAGGCACGACTGTCAGCCTGTTCCTGCCTCGGTTTGTCGGTGACATCGTTGCCCCCGCAACTGTCGACCCTGCGGCGCTGCCCTTTGCCAATGCGGGCGAGACCGTACTGATCGTTGAGGATGACCCTGCCGTACGCGTCCTGGTGAGCGCAGTGTTGAAGGAATTGGGGTATGGGTATGTCGAAGCCGGAGACGGCAGTTCGGCTGTGCCGATCCTCGAGTCCGACCAGCGTATCGATTTGATGATCAGCGACGTGGGGCTGCCCGGCATGAACGGACGCCAGCTGGCGGAAATTGGCAGGCAGATTCGACCTGACCTTAAAGTGCTGTTTATCACCGGCTACGCGGAACATGCGGCAGTGCGCGGTGGGTTTCTTGATCCGGGGATGCAACTGATCACCAAGCCATTTACCTTCGACCTGCTGACAGCGAAAGTGCGCGAGATGATCAAGGCCTGA